The following is a genomic window from Strongyloides ratti genome assembly S_ratti_ED321, chromosome : 1.
ATGGACCTAAATGTTATAAATGCTTATGTAATTAAATCCATTTTCCATtcaatttatcatttttcctTATCCTGTCTTTTAGATATCCATAAGTTATTTCTTTTCTCTTTAAGTCTTACttcaatttaatattaatttcttAATTAGTATTTAATTAAGTATTcctaaaaaatcaaattgtcttgctaaaaataatataaagaaaaagaatatttttatttactttatatttcaaaaagaaaaaaaaaacttttttaatacctcaattgtataataatatatttttgcaaattcatttgatattatataaagattAAATTGAAAACACAACttcataacatttttttaaattaatttttttttcaaaactaTTCTTTACAGCTAaatcaatttataatttctttgtacacttgtaaaaaaaaaagaaatattaataattgtaatgTATTATAGTATGTTATTGAAATtctaacaaattttttttttgtttttcacTAATTAAATACTAtaagaattaattaaaaatatattatgtatTGTATGAATtagtatttaataaaaaaaaccaactttttttttcaatagttGTTAACACCTAAAAGtgtcaaaattttataacattaaaattttatatttatttcaaatactttaaaatttctattgAGATCTCCTACTATTACACTAATGAAgtttgatattttatcagAAGACATAGTAATTAATCTACGATGtacttttgaaatattttataataatagaaaattttcaatgttgtgctttgataaaaatttttttgttacacAGACATCTTTATGTTGgataagataaaatttagtaaatacacgttttttgataaatttttttttttgataacatcaaaaaaagttcaataaaatatatttcacaaaattatattaattaccaaataaaatcttttaaaaatctttttattaccaattattttttaatatcttttttgtataattatcaaattaaattttaaattagaatttcaatttttagaattttgaGTTTGACATAAAAgcatatataaaatgaatgcatattcatattatattcacttaaaaaatatgtttatatattataaaaaaaaaataagattttgatatttttattcaaatataatatgaattttatcttataaaaatattagtcTATTTCACactatttttttcatctttatGATTGctcaaatatttaaacttttcaaatatgtttttgatataattagttattgtttattacgaattaaacttttaaataaagttattttttaaaaatttttttaaataatcagctcatttaatatgaaaaataaaataataccaTTCAAaatactctttttttttataaaacaaaaatgtgaaattattaaattttatgaaaaacagctaattgtaaaaacattttttttttgattttaatattttaaaatttatacatatgtTCATTTAAATgcttattatatattatgtcTGATTATACAttgcaaaaatattttattattactttgttttttttttattttaaagtaatttaaaaaaattttttaatttatgtagacataaaaagtaaaataagtttaaataGAACACcttaaaactattttatacttcaattttttttttttaccaatatataaaatattttaaatttttttagcggaaacaaattttcaattatGAAATGTATTTtcatctattttaaaaactttctagtttttattataatttaaaaaaataaagtgttttacaaaaatttgtatAGCTATTCGTGAAAGCATATGCTTAATTACTGTTAAAAcattgaatttttatatattttattatatatcataataatactaataataatttttttttcaaaccTTTTACTCTTATCTTTCTTTTAGTTTCTCCATATATAGATACCTACAACAAGTATATgtcttaaattaaaattattattttaagcatcttaaacaaataaagatatttagaggatatttaatatatgaaataaattcttacaataattttgtaaagctatgtatcattatatatatatatagatattatatattaatatacttctttttttttttatttttttttagtataaaaataatatattttatgactctcttattattattatattatcaattttatcttttcttaataattacCTCTACTaccattttaaataaataatgtttaaataaatatattatttttgaaacaGTTTTTCATTCAAAATTtggtttttattatttacttataaaaatactttttttatttatttagttaaagataaaataagtgataattttttaaaatttaattaccctttaaatttctttacgttttatagtaatatatttaaattaaaaaaaaaaaaagattttgttTGATAATATGGagtcattattattatactcATTTCATTTGAAATAAGACGGGGAAATAATGAGAATGATAAATGTTTCTTTTCCCTAAAATTCTTGAATACCAAATAAGAAgagtaattttattaaatttcttttattaaaacaaaaatattatactgTATTTAATGATAACTTCTATATCATTtacatattaaaatactaaataattaacaaatttttttttacttttaatggttgaaattgtaaaattcaactaataattataaacaatttgatgttaaactttaattactcttatctattttatattacatttttatgtACTTACTTTAatcttcaattttttaaataaataatataataaaaatataagacTAGGATATAAGTTataattctaataaaaaGCCATAAATACAATTTCTTTCCACTAAACATATacatttgttaaaaattatgaattaaaagtttttgtttatttaaaaaaaaataaatattatcatattattaaccatttttttttttttttggttttatctagtgaattaataaaagtaaataatattttgaatgtttcattttaataaaaaataaatatattttaaaaataaaataaatctcacgatattttaatttttatttaactattttgtattaattaattaaaaaattatttattagttcaattattatacatcactaaattattttttaattaagcTAATATTAAGAATTATACAAAGGAAATATTAGGTTCATATTTATATCGTAATATAATACTTCCATAAaacttttacttttattaatcataattatacaatattaattttatcataaaaataataatgtttttttaatttttttattaaatatattattaacttaataaatcttaaaatagtaataatgtaaaaattataaaagaaattaaattttttaatttatataaataactatcaatttaatttattctattttttaatatcaatgttaaataaaaaaactaagAAAATCTTCTTAagttcatttaatttattgtatataaaagtataaacattttcacaatttttttttgtagagTTATATTAGAAGCCGatattattacatttattctagtgctttttcaaaattaaatcaagaaacttttaaaaaatatatataaattactaTTCAATCTTTATAGATGTGTTGAAAtgttcaaaaatatattaactattttattatttattatatttttgactAATTTTGTCACATTcattaatagtaaaatagttttgcaaaataaaacttataaTGGTTATGTTCAAACATTTAGGATATCAACAACTCAAGAAATAaaccaaaaaatatttcctaATACAAATAGTAgtataaatactttaaattttaataaagaaaatagtATTAATATGTCAACAATTACCTATAATATTCGAATGATTATATCAATAGTTCAATTAATATTAGTATTTCTTGGTTTagctaatattttaataattcttgtTGTATTAATAAGGCCATATATGAGATCAATCACAAATGTATATATAGTATCATTATGTCTTGcagattttatttatctatcTAATCTTGTACTTGTTGTAAGTACCCAATATAATAATCGTGAATGGCCATTTGGTGAATTTTTATGTACAACATATCATGGAACTGAAACAACAGGAAAATTTGCTTCTGTTTTATTTGTAGTATTATTAGCTGGTGATAGATATTTTGCCATGTGTTTATCACATCTTTGTAGTAGATATCGTACCTATAAATTAGCTATAACAGCATCAATAATTGCATGGATAATTGCTTTTTTAGCAGCATCACCATTATACATGTATGCTACAGTTAttcaaatgaaaaattataatggTAATATACGTACATTATGTATTGCTAAATGGCCATATCAAGCATTATCACATTATTATGTAGGAATATTAactatattaatttatattattcctttaatattaattgtttatttttattatcatataattcATAAGTTACGTGAAGCAGTAAAATCATCAAAAAGATTAAAACGTGCTTCAAAAACAAGAGCATCATATCATCGTGTAACAAGGCTCGTTTTATGGGTTGTTATATTTCATGTTATTTCATGGTCACCATTTTGGAtgtataatattgtaaattcaatttttaagTTACGTCCAACCTCACATTTTGATAGAATTTTTGCAAATATAATTCATTTATGTCCTTATATAAATTGTGCTTTAAATCCATTTTTATATGCTGCTGCTGCTGAAAATTTTCAAACTGCTTTTAAAAGTCTTATATGTATTAATGGAATTGGAAAAAGACTatcaatatttgaaaatgataaGAATGTTTTGACAAATGCCCTTGCTACATCTGTCGTTCCAAAAACAAGTGAATATCATAAGTTACCGTAAGTTTTtgacattatttaaaataagaaaatttaataatatttgattcTTTATAGTGCCGCACTTATTCCTCAGTCAGTATTAGTTTTTACACCaaataatgttaaagaaGGTGGATCTGTTACAAGAacacaatttaaaaaaaatgataatgtaatggaaaatatttctaataatatgGTTACACAATCTTTAACAATTCCTGTTGttcaatttaatttatcttctTCTTCAACTTCTATTTTTCCTTTAGATGAAATTGATAGTAATACTAAGGATATCCCATTAGTCATTCATAatacaacattttttaatggaAAAAATTCACCTAatgatagtaaaaaaataatttttaatgattgtGTTGTGGAACATTATGATAATGTAACAGAAAATGATGTTAATGAAGATACATTATCTTATGAGGATGAATCTGAGACACTTGAAACATTAATTAATCCTTCAacagaaaatgaaaataaaa
Proteins encoded in this region:
- a CDS encoding G protein-coupled receptor, rhodopsin-like family and GPCR, rhodopsin-like, 7TM domain-containing protein translates to MSTITYNIRMIISIVQLILVFLGLANILIILVVLIRPYMRSITNVYIVSLCLADFIYLSNLVLVVSTQYNNREWPFGEFLCTTYHGTETTGKFASVLFVVLLAGDRYFAMCLSHLCSRYRTYKLAITASIIAWIIAFLAASPLYMYATVIQMKNYNGNIRTLCIAKWPYQALSHYYVGILTILIYIIPLILIVYFYYHIIHKLREAVKSSKRLKRASKTRASYHRVTRLVLWVVIFHVISWSPFWMYNIVNSIFKLRPTSHFDRIFANIIHLCPYINCALNPFLYAAAAENFQTAFKSLICINGIGKRLSIFENDKNVLTNALATSVVPKTSEYHKLPAALIPQSVLVFTPNNVKEGGSVTRTQFKKNDNVMENISNNMVTQSLTIPVVQFNLSSSSTSIFPLDEIDSNTKDIPLVIHNTTFFNGKNSPNDSKKIIFNDCVVEHYDNVTENDVNEDTLSYEDESETLETLINPSTENENKINIDCYQKSKNSLKIEEEKNNMICNEENDNDFNGDTSFHEDDIII